A single genomic interval of Macadamia integrifolia cultivar HAES 741 chromosome 6, SCU_Mint_v3, whole genome shotgun sequence harbors:
- the LOC122081826 gene encoding cation/H(+) antiporter 18-like has product MASNATVCPAPMVATSNGVFQGNNPLDYALPLAILQICLVLTVTRILAYFLRPLRQPRVIAEIIGGVFLGPSALGRNKSYLHSVFPSRSLTVLDTLANLGLLFFLFLVGVELDPKSLRRTGKKALAIAVVGISFPFALGIGSSFVLKQSISKGVDGPPFLVFMGVALSITAFPVLARILAELKLLTTDVGRLAMSAAAVNDVVAWILLALAIALSTTGHSPLVPVWVLLSGCFFVTLASLVLPPVFKWMARRCPEGEPVDELYICATLALVLAAGFVTDAIGIHALFGAFVVGILVPKEGPFASALVEKVEDLVSGLLLPLYFVSSGLKTNVATIRGAQSWGLLVLVIVTACFGKIVGTIVVSLLCKIPCREALALGFLMNSKGLVELIVLNIGRDRKVLNEQTFSIMVLMALFTTFITTPLVVAVYKPARRANMGDYKHRTIDRRDPRTEFRVLACFHSSINIPTLINLIEVSRGTDREQGLCVYSMHLMELSERPSAILMVNKARKNGLPFWNKGRRQIDSDHVVVAFESFQQLSGVSMRPMTAISSMATIHEDICTSAEDKRVAMIILPFHKHQRVDGSMETTRNDFRWVNQRVLEHARCSVGILVDRGFGGTTHVSSREVSSSIIVLFFGGCDDREALAYGARMAEHPGINLTVYRFLMEPEPSQEIDRIENLGTGNRSIDDEYLAEFQQKTQTESSMKYEVRMVRNTAETIAMIRELSRSDLFLGGRKPEGEVAETLDVKSDFSELGPVGSLLASSDFSTTASVLIIQQYNKSLASSDSPVISI; this is encoded by the exons ATGGCTTCCAATGCCACTGTATGTCCAGCTCCCATGGTGGCTACTTCTAATGGAGTCTTCCAAGGAAATAATCCTCTAGACTATGCACTACCTCTCGCTATTCTACAGATTTGCCTCGTCCTCACAGTCACAAGGATTCTTGCTTATTTCCTCAGACCACTCAGGCAACCTCGTGTCATTGCTGAGATCATT GGAGGAGTTTTTCTTGGGCCATCAGCATTGGGTCGTAACAAGAGCTATTTGCATTCAGTTTTCCCCTCAAGGAGCCTCACAGTCTTAGATACTCTGGCCAACCTTggacttctcttctttctcttcctagTAGGTGTAGAATTAGATCCAAAGTCTCTCCGTAGGACCGGAAAGAAGGCTCTTGCCATCGCCGTCGTTGGAATTAGCTTCCCCTTTGCATTAGGGATAGGTTCATCCTTTGTCCTCAAACAAAGTATCTCCAAGGGCGTTGATGGACCTCCCTTCCTTGTCTTCATGGGTGTAGCCCTTTCTATAACTGCCTTCCCTGTCTTGGCCCGCATCCTTGCCGAACTTAAGCTCCTCACAACTGACGTGGGTCGGTTGGCCATGTCCGCTGCTGCGGTTAATGATGTGGTTGCTTGGATCTTGTTAGCCCTTGCTATTGCTCTTTCCACCACTGGTCATTCCCCTCTAGTCCCGGTGTGGGTTCTTCTCTCTGGCTGTTTTTTTGTTACCCTTGCCAGTCTTGTGCTTCCTCCAGTCTTTAAATGGATGGCCAGGCGTTGCCCAGAAGGTGAACCTGTGGATGAGTTATACATATGTGCAACCTTAGCTCTTGTATTGGCAGCTGGGTTCGTCACTGATGCTATAGGGATCCATGCCCTCTTTGGGGCTTTTGTGGTTGGGATTCTAGTTCCTAAGGAGGGACCCTTTGCAAGTGCTCTTGTGGAGAAAGTAGAAGATCTTGTGTCTGGTCTCTTGCTTCCTCTGTATTTTGTCTCAAGTGGATTGAAAACAAATGTGGCCACGATTCGAGGGGCCCAATCCTGGGGTCTTCTAGTCTTGGTCATTGTCACTGCTTGTTTTGGGAAGATTGTTGGCACAATTGTAGTCTCCCTCCTCTGTAAGATACCTTGCCGGGAGGCTCTTGCGCTAGGCTTCCTGATGAACAGTAAAGGGTTGGTGGAGCTCATCGTCCTCAATATCGGTAGGGACAGAAAG GTGTTAAACGAGCAGACCTTTtcaatcatggttttgatggcTCTCTTCACAACCTTTATCACCACACCTCTTGTTGTTGCTGTGTATAAACCTGCGAGAAGGGCCAACATGGGCGATTATAAGCACAGAACAATAGACAGGAGGGACCCAAGAACTGAGTTTCGGGTTTTGGCTTGTTTTCATAGTAGTATTAACATACCAACTTTGATAAATCTCATTGAAGTCTCCCGTGGGACTGATCGGGAGCAAGGTTTATGTGTCTATTCTATGCATCTCATGGAGCTTTCAGAGAGACCCTCTGCAATTCTCATGGTGAACAAGGCGAGGAAGAATGGATTACCCTTCTGGAATAAGGGGCGCCGACAGATTGATTCAGATCATGTTGTGGTCGCCTTTGAGTCATTTCAACAACTAAGTGGTGTCTCTATGAGACCCATGACAGCGATCTCTTCAATGGCTACTATCCATGAAGACATCTGCACTAGTGCTGAAGACAAAAGGGTAGCTATGATCATACTTCCTTTCCACAAGCACCAAAGAGTGGATGGCTCGATGGAAACGACACGAAATGATTTCAGGTGGGTCAATCAAAGAGTTCTTGAACATGCGAGATGCTCGGTGGGGATACTCGTTGATCGTGGCTTTGGTGGAACAACCCATGTCTCTTCTAGAGAAGTTTCTTCATCCATTATTGTGTTATTCTTCGGAGGGTGTGATGACCGTGAGGCACTTGCATATGGAGCTCGCATGGCTGAACACCCAGGTATCAATCTTACAGTTTATCGCTTCTTGATGGAACCTGAGCCATCTCAAGAAATCGATAGGATTGAGAACTTGGGCACTGGGAATAGATCAATTGATGATGAGTACTTGGCTGAATTCCAACAAAAGACCCAAACGGAAAGCTCAATGAAGTATGAAGTGAGAATGGTTAGAAATACAGCAGAAACCATAGCCATGATTAGGGAGTTGAGTCGTTCTGATCTGTTTCTGGGGGGGAGAAAGCCTGAGGGAGAGGTTGCAGAGACTTTGGATGTTAAGAGTGACTTTTCTGAATTAGGACCAGTTGGAAGTCTCTTGGCATCATCGGATTTCTCAACTACAGCATCAGTATTGATTATACAACAGTATAATAAAAGCTTGGCATCATCAGATTCACCAGTAATCTCCATTTAG
- the LOC122081827 gene encoding cation/H(+) antiporter 18-like, with amino-acid sequence MASNATVCPAPMAATSNGVFQGNNPLHYALPLAILQICLVVTVTRTLAYFLRPLRQPRVIAEIIGGVLLGPSALGRNKSYLHSVFPSRSLTVLDTLANLGLLFFLFLVGVELDPKSLRRTGKKALAIAIVGISFPFALGIGSSFVFRQSISKGVHGPPFIVFMGVALSITAFPVLARILAELKLLTTDVGRLAMSAAAINDVVAWIFLALAIALSTSGHSPLVSVWVLLSGCCFVICAVLVLPPVFKWMARRCQEGEPVDELYICATLALVLAAGFATDAIGIHALFGAFVVGILVPKEGPFASALVEKVEDLVSGLLLPLYFVSSGLKTNVATIRGAQSWGLLVLVIVTACFGKIVGTIVVSLLCKVPTREALALGFLMNSKGLVELIVLNIGRDKKVLNEQTFSIMVLMALFTTFITTPLVVAVYKPARRANMDDYKHRTVERKNPRTEFRVMACFHSSINIPSLINLIEVSRGTDRPQGLCVYSMHLMELSERPSAIRMVNKARKNGLPFWNKGQRQINSDRVVVAFEAFQQLSGVSMKPMTAISAMANIHEDICTSAENKRVAMIILPFHKHQRVDGSMETTRNDFRWVNQRVLEHARCSVGILVDRGFGGTTHVPASEVSSSITVLFFGGCDDREALAYGARMAEHPGINLTVLRFLMEPQQSQAIDTIDDEYLAEFQQKTKNESSMKYEVRMVGNSVETIAMIRELSRSDLFLVGRKPKGEVAATLDVTSDIPELGPVGSLLASSDFSTTASVLIVQQYKSLASSDSPVISI; translated from the exons ATGGCTTCCAATGCCACTGTATGTCCAGCTCCCATGGCGGCTACATCTAATGGAGTCTTCCAAGGGAACAATCCTCTACACTATGCACTACCTCTCGCTATTCTACAGATTTGCCTTGTCGTCACAGTCACACGGACTCTTGCTTATTTCCTCAGACCACTCAGGCAACCTCGTGTCATTGCTGAGATCATT GGAGGAGTTTTGCTTGGGCCATCAGCATTGGGTCGTAACAAGAGCTATTTGCATTCAGTTTTCCCCTCAAGGAGCCTCACAGTCTTAGACACTCTGGCCAACCTTGgactcctcttctttctcttcctagTAGGTGTAGAATTAGATCCAAAGTCTCTCCGTAGGACAGGAAAGAAGGCTCTTGCCATCGCCATCGTTGGAATTAGCTTCCCCTTTGCATTAGGTATAGGTTCATCCTTTGTCTTCCGACAAAGTATATCCAAGGGCGTGCATGGACCTCCCTTCATTGTCTTCATGGGTGTAGCCCTCTCTATAACTGCCTTCCCTGTCTTGGCCCGCATCCTTGCCGAGCTTAAGCTTCTCACAACTGATGTGGGCCGGTTGGCCATGTCCGCCGCAGCAATTAATGATGTGGTTGCTTGGATCTTCTTAGCCCTTGCTATTGCTCTCTCCACCAGTGGTCATTCCCCTCTAGTCTCTGTGTGGGTTCTTCTCTCTGGCTGTTGTTTCGTTATCTGCGCCGTTCTTGTGCTTCCTCCAGTATTTAAATGGATGGCCAGGCGTTGCCAAGAAGGTGAACCTGTAGATGAGTTATACATATGTGCAACCTTAGCTCTTGTATTGGCAGCTGGGTTTGCCACGGATGCTATAGGGATCCATGCCCTCTTTGGGGCTTTTGTGGTTGGGATTCTAGTCCCCAAGGAGGGACCCTTTGCAAGTGCTCTTGTGGAGAAAGTTGAAGATCTTGTGTCTGGTCTCCTCCTCCCTCTGTATTTTGTCTCAAGTGGATTGAAAACAAATGTGGCCACGATTCGAGGGGCCCAATCCTGGGGTCTTCTAGTCTTGGTCATTGTCACTGCTTGTTTTGGGAAGATTGTTGGCACTATTGTCGTCTCCCTCCTCTGTAAGGTACCTACCCGTGAGGCTCTTGCACTAGGCTTCCTGATGAACAGTAAAGGGTTGGTGGAGCTCATCGTCCTCAACATCGGTAGGGATAAAAAG GTGTTAAATGAGCAGACCTTTtcaatcatggttttgatggcTCTCTTCACAACCTTTATCACCACACCTCTTGTTGTTGCTGTGTATAAGCCTGCAAGAAGGGCCAACATGGATGATTACAAGCACAGAACGGTAGAGAGGAAGAACCCAAGAACTGAATTTCGGGTTATGGCTTGTTTTCATAGTAGTATTAACATACCATCTTTGATAAATCTCATTGAAGTCTCCCGTGGGACTGATCGGCCGCAAGGGCTATGCGTCTATTCTATGCACCTCATGGAGCTCTCAGAGAGACCCTCTGCAATTCGCATGGTGAACAAGGCAAGGAAGAATGGGTTACCCTTCTGGAATAAGGGGCAACGACAGATTAATTCAGATCGCGTTGTGGTCGCCTTTGAGGCATTTCAACAACTAAGTGGTGTCTCAATGAAACCCATGACAGCTATCTCTGCAATGGCTAATATCCATGAAGACATCTGCACTAGTGCTGAAAACAAGAGGGTGGCTATGATCATACTCCCTTTCCACAAGCATCAAAGAGTGGATGGTTCAATGGAAACGACAAGAAATGATTTCAGGTGGGTCAATCAAAGAGTCCTCGAACACGCGAGATGCTCGGTGGGTATACTCGTTGATCGTGGCTTTGGTGGAACAACCCATGTCCCTGCTAGCGAAGTTTCTTCATCCATTACTGTGTTGTTCTTCGGAGGGTGTGATGACCGTGAGGCACTTGCATATGGAGCTCGCATGGCTGAGCACCCAGGTATCAATCTCACAGTTCTTCGCTTCTTGATGGAACCTCAGCAATCTCAAGCAATCGATACGATTGATGATGAGTACTTGGCTGAATTCCAACAAAAGACCAAAAATGAAAGCTCAATGAAGTATGAAGTAAGAATGGTTGGAAATTCAGTAGAAACCATTGCCATGATTAGGGAATTGAGTCGTTCTGATCTGTTTCTGGTGGGGAGAAAGCCGAAGGGAGAGGTTGCAGCTACTTTGGATGTTACGAGTGACATACCTGAATTAGGACCAGTAGGAAGTCTATTGGCATCATCAGATTTCTCAACTACAGCATCAGTATTGATTGTACAACAGTATAAGAGCTTGGCATCATCAGATTCACCAGTAATCTCCATTTAG
- the LOC122082261 gene encoding cation/H(+) antiporter 18-like: MAATSNGVFQGNNPLDYALPVLILQICLVLAVTRTLAYFLKPLRQPRVIAEVIGGILLGPSALGRNTTYFSTVFPATSLTVLTTVANLGLLFFLFLVGVELDSKSLCRTGKKALAIAVVGISFPFALGVGSSLVFRQSIAKGVNGPPFLVFMGVALSITAFPVLARILTELKLLTTDVGRLAMSAAAINDVAAWILLALAISLSTTGHSPIVTVWVLLSGCCFVMCTILLLPPIFKWMARRCQEGEPVDESYICATLAIVLAAGFVTDAIGIDALFGGFMVGILVPKEGPFASALLEKVEDLVSGLFLPLYFVSSGLKTNVATIQGALSWGLVVLVIVTACFGKIAGTMVVSLLCKIPLREALALGILMNSKGLVELIVLNIGMQRQVLNQQTFSIMVLMALFTTFITTPLVIAVYKPARRANMGDYKHRTIERKNPGTQFRMLACFHSSINIPSLINLIEVSRGTDRQQGFCVYSMHLMELSERPSAILMVNKARKNGLPFWNKGQRKINSDHVVVAFEAFQQLSGVSMKPMTAISAMANIHEDICTSAENKRVAMILLPFHKHQIVDGSMETTRNDFRLVNQRVLEHARCSVGILVDRGFGGTTHISASEVSSSIIVLFFGGCDDREALAYGARMAEHPGINLTVLRFWMEPTQSQEIDRIDDEYLAEFHQKTKNESSMNYEVRMVGNSVETIAMIRELSRSDLFLVGRKPEGEVAATLDVTSDIPELGPVGSLLASSDFSTTASVLIVQQYKSLASSDSPVISI; the protein is encoded by the exons ATGGCGGCTACATCCAATGGAGTCTTCCAAGGGAACAATCCTCTTGACTATGCACTACCTGTCCTCATTCTACAGATTTGCCTTGTCCTCGCAGTCACACGGACTCTTGCTTATTTCCTTAAACCACTCAGGCAACCTCGTGTCATTGCTGAGGTCATT GGAGGAATATTGCTTGGGCCATCAGCACTGGGTCGTAATACGACCTATTTCAGTACAGTTTTCCCTGCAACAAGCCTCACAGTCTTAACCACTGTGGCCAATCTTggacttctcttctttctcttcctagTAGGTGTAGAATTAGATTCAAAGTCCCTCTGTAGGACTGGAAAGAAAGCTCTTGCCATCGCAGTCGTTGGAATTAGCTTTCCCTTTGCATTAGGGGTAGGTTCATCCTTGGTCTTCAGACAAAGTATCGCCAAGGGCGTGAATGGTCCTCCCTTCCTTGTCTTCATGGGTGTAGCCCTCTCTATAACTGCCTTCCCTGTCTTGGCCCGCATCCTTACTGAACTTAAGCTCCTCACAACTGATGTGGGTCGGTTGGCTATGTCAGCTGCCGCGATTAATGATGTAGCTGCTTGGATCCTATTAGCACTcgctatttctctctccacaaCGGGCCATTCCCCTATAGTCACTGTGTGGGTTCTTCTCTCTGGCTGTTGTTTTGTTATGTGCACCATTCTTTTACTTCCTCCAATCTTTAAATGGATGGCCAGGCGTTGCCAAGAAGGTGAACCTGTGGATGAGTCATACATATGTGCAACCTTAGCTATAGTATTGGCAGCTGGGTTTGTCACGGATGCTATAGGGATCGATGCCCTCTTTGGGGGCTTTATGGTTGGGATTCTAGTCCCTAAGGAGGGACCCTTTGCAAGTGCTCTTCTGGAGAAAGTTGAAGATCTAGTGTCTGGTCTCTTCCTTCCTCTGTATTTTGTCTCAAGTGGATTGAAAACAAATGTGGCCACAATTCAAGGGGCACTATCCTGGGGTCTTGTAGTCTTGGTCATTGTCACTGCTTGTTTTGGGAAGATTGCTGGTACTATGGTAGTCTCCCTCCTCTGTAAGATACCTTTGCGTGAAGCTCTAGCACTAGGCATCCTGATGAACAGTAAAGGGTTGGTGGAGCTCATTGTCCTCAACATTGGTATGCAAAGGCAG GTGTTAAATCAGCAGACCTTTtcaatcatggttttgatggcTCTCTTCACAACTTTTATCACCACACCTCTTGTTATTGCTGTGTATAAGCCTGCAAGAAGGGCCAACATGGGTGATTATAAGCACAGAACAATAGAGAGGAAGAACCCAGGTACTCAATTTCGGATGTTGGCTTGTTTTCATAGCAGCATTAACATACCATCTTTGATAAATCTCATTGAAGTCTCCCGGGGGACTGATCGTCAACAAGGGTTTTGCGTTTATTCTATGCACCTCATGGAGCTCTCAGAGAGACCCTCTGCAATTCTCATGGTGAATAAGGCAAGGAAGAATGGGTTACCCTTCTGGAATAAGGGGCAACGAAAGATTAATTCAGATCACGTTGTGGTCGCCTTTGAGGCATTTCAACAACTAAGTGGTGTGTCAATGAAACCCATGACAGCTATCTCTGCAATGGCTAATATCCATGAAGACATCTGCACTAGTGCTGAAAACAAGAGGGTGGCTATGATCCTACTCCCTTTCCACAAGCACCAAATAGTGGATGGTTCAATGGAAACGACAAGAAACGATTTCAGGTTGGTCAATCAAAGAGTCCTTGAACACGCGAGATGCTCGGTGGGTATACTCGTTGATCGTGGCTTTGGTGGAACAACCCATATCTCTGCTAGTGAAGTTTCTTCATCCATTATTGTGTTATTCTTCGGAGGGTGTGATGACCGTGAGGCACTTGCATATGGAGCTCGCATGGCTGAACACCCAGGTATCAATCTCACAGTTCTTCGCTTCTGGATGGAACCTACGCAATCTCAAGAAATCGATAGGATTGATGATGAGTACTTGGCTGAATTCCACCAAAAGACCAAAAATGAAAGCTCAATGAATTATGAAGTAAGAATGGTTGGAAATTCAGTAGAAACCATTGCCATGATTAGGGAATTGAGTCGTTCTGATCTGTTTCTGGTAGGAAGAAAGCCGGAGGGAGAGGTTGCAGCGACTTTGGATGTTACGAGTGACATACCTGAATTAGGACCAGTTGGAAGTCTATTGGCATCATCAGATTTCTCAACTACAGCATCAGTATTGATTGTACAACAGTATAAGAGCTTGGCATCATCAGATTCACCAGTAATCTCCATTTAG